One Arthrobacter sp. FW306-07-I genomic window carries:
- the hemL gene encoding glutamate-1-semialdehyde 2,1-aminomutase, protein MTSSNPRNEALFDRARQLMPGGVNSPVRAFGSVGGTPRFMVSAKGPYLTDADGKEYVDLVCSWGPALLGHAHPAVLDAVHAAVDRGLSFGASTPDEANLAEIVKERVPAVERLRMVSTGTEATMTAVRLARGFTGRNLIIKFAGCYHGHLDGLLAAAGSGVATLALPGSAGVTEATAAETLVLPYNDLTAVKEAFAAHGQNIAAVITEAAPANMGVVTPAEGFNAGLSRITREHGALLIVDEVLTGFRTGYSGYWGLTGGAPDAEDPWTPDLLTFGKVIGGGMPTAALGGRADVMDYLAPTGPVYQAGTLSGNPVAMAAGVATLTHATRDVYSFIDVRSLELSSALSNALDAAGVDHSIQFAGNLFSVAFGTSATGVHNYADAQAQEAFRYAPFFHSMLESGVYLPPSVFEAWFLSAAHDDDAMNRIYDALPAAAKAAAAAQG, encoded by the coding sequence ATGACTTCCAGCAATCCTCGCAATGAGGCACTCTTCGACCGCGCCCGCCAGCTGATGCCGGGCGGCGTCAACTCCCCGGTCCGGGCTTTCGGTTCCGTCGGCGGAACGCCGCGCTTCATGGTCTCCGCCAAGGGACCATACCTGACGGACGCCGACGGCAAGGAATACGTGGACCTCGTCTGCTCCTGGGGCCCGGCGCTCCTGGGCCACGCCCACCCGGCCGTCCTGGATGCCGTGCACGCCGCTGTCGACCGCGGGCTGTCCTTCGGTGCTTCCACCCCCGACGAGGCCAACCTCGCCGAGATCGTCAAGGAGCGCGTTCCCGCCGTCGAACGCCTCCGCATGGTGTCCACCGGCACCGAGGCCACCATGACGGCCGTCCGGCTGGCCCGCGGGTTCACCGGCCGCAACCTCATCATCAAGTTCGCCGGCTGCTACCACGGCCACCTGGACGGCCTCCTGGCCGCGGCCGGTTCGGGCGTGGCCACCCTGGCCCTGCCCGGCTCCGCAGGTGTCACCGAGGCCACCGCCGCTGAGACCCTGGTGCTGCCCTACAACGACCTCACGGCTGTCAAGGAAGCCTTCGCCGCCCACGGCCAGAACATTGCGGCCGTCATCACCGAGGCAGCCCCTGCGAACATGGGTGTCGTCACCCCTGCCGAAGGATTCAATGCAGGGCTCTCCCGGATCACCCGCGAGCACGGCGCACTCCTCATCGTTGATGAGGTCCTGACCGGCTTCCGCACCGGCTACTCCGGCTACTGGGGCCTCACCGGCGGCGCGCCCGACGCCGAGGACCCTTGGACGCCCGACCTGCTCACCTTCGGCAAGGTCATCGGCGGAGGAATGCCGACGGCGGCACTGGGCGGCCGTGCAGACGTCATGGACTACCTGGCCCCCACAGGCCCGGTGTACCAGGCCGGAACGCTGTCAGGAAACCCGGTGGCCATGGCGGCAGGCGTTGCCACGCTGACCCATGCCACCCGCGACGTCTACTCCTTCATCGACGTCCGGTCGCTGGAACTGTCATCCGCCCTCTCCAACGCCCTGGATGCCGCGGGCGTGGACCACTCCATCCAGTTCGCCGGGAACCTCTTCTCGGTGGCCTTCGGAACCTCGGCCACCGGCGTGCACAACTACGCCGACGCCCAGGCGCAGGAGGCGTTCCGCTACGCGCCGTTCTTCCACTCCATGCTGGAATCCGGGGTCTACCTGCCGCCGTCGGTCTTCGAGGCCTGGTTCCTTTCGGCCGCCCACGACGACGACGCCATGAACCGTATCTACGACGCCCTTCCCGCGGCAGCGAAGGCAGCCGCCGCTGCACAGGGCTGA
- a CDS encoding LLM class flavin-dependent oxidoreductase — protein MTDGPAAGRTAPGPTAPVGEERILLGLNTFGDVGENPDGSPQRHAEVLRQLLEQAELADAVGLHAFSVGEHHRKDYAVSAPEVFMAAAAARTSRIRLGSAVTVLSSDDPIRVFQRFATVDAISNGRAEVMLGRGSFVESFPLFGLDLADYEVLFEEKLELFDKVRAQKPVHWEGRTRPALAGLSVYPPLEHHLLPTWIGVGGTPESVLRCAQYGYPIIFAIIGGQPRAFRPLADLYREAMAKYGHPMQQIATHSPGHVAETDEQAREELFPHWLKLRNKLGAERGWGPAGRGEFDALCSTEGALYVGSPETVAQKIVRLKRNLGVDRFDLKYSNGPLPHAAMMRSIELMGTAVAPRVAELLAG, from the coding sequence ATGACGGACGGGCCTGCTGCTGGGCGCACCGCACCGGGACCCACCGCACCGGTGGGGGAGGAGCGGATCCTCCTGGGCCTGAACACCTTTGGCGACGTTGGCGAAAATCCCGACGGCAGTCCTCAAAGGCACGCTGAGGTCCTGCGCCAGCTGCTGGAGCAGGCGGAACTGGCCGACGCCGTCGGGCTTCATGCCTTTAGCGTGGGGGAGCACCACCGCAAGGACTACGCTGTGTCCGCGCCGGAGGTCTTCATGGCTGCCGCTGCGGCGCGGACGTCCCGCATCCGGCTGGGCTCCGCCGTAACGGTCCTGAGTTCCGACGATCCCATCCGGGTTTTCCAACGGTTCGCCACGGTGGACGCCATCTCCAACGGCCGCGCCGAAGTGATGCTGGGCCGCGGATCGTTCGTGGAGTCCTTTCCGCTGTTCGGGCTGGACCTGGCGGACTACGAGGTCCTGTTCGAGGAGAAACTCGAGCTGTTCGACAAAGTGCGGGCGCAAAAGCCCGTGCACTGGGAAGGCCGCACCCGGCCCGCACTCGCCGGCCTGAGCGTCTACCCGCCGCTGGAGCACCACCTGCTCCCAACGTGGATCGGGGTGGGCGGAACGCCCGAATCCGTGCTCCGCTGTGCCCAGTACGGCTACCCGATCATCTTCGCCATCATTGGCGGCCAGCCGCGGGCCTTCAGGCCCCTGGCGGATCTCTACCGCGAGGCGATGGCCAAGTACGGGCACCCGATGCAGCAGATTGCCACCCACTCGCCGGGGCATGTGGCCGAAACCGACGAACAGGCCCGGGAAGAGCTGTTCCCGCACTGGCTGAAGCTGCGCAACAAGCTGGGAGCCGAGCGCGGTTGGGGGCCGGCGGGGCGGGGCGAGTTTGACGCCCTCTGCTCCACGGAAGGTGCCCTCTACGTTGGATCGCCGGAAACGGTGGCCCAAAAGATCGTCCGGCTCAAACGGAACCTCGGCGTGGACCGCTTCGACCTCAAGTACAGCAATGGGCCGCTTCCGCACGCGGCCATGATGCGCTCCATCGAACTGATGGGTACCGCGGTGGCGCCGCGGGTGGCGGAGCTGCTCGCCGGCTGA
- the hemB gene encoding porphobilinogen synthase: MTFPNQRPRRLRTTPAMRRMTAETRLAPAELILPAFIREGLTEPNPITSMPGVVQHTTDTLKRAAAEAVGLGLGGIMLFGIPETRDPEGSAALDPDGVLNKAIRDVRAEVGDDLVIMSDVCLDEFTDHGHCGVLDADGYVDNDRTVEIYARMAVAQAEAGAHMLGPSGMMDGQIAAIRSALDEAGHVNTSLIAYAAKYASAFYGPFREAVDSQLKGDRRTYQMDAGNRTEALREVELDLAEGADIIMVKPAMSYLDIVADVAAMSPVPVSAYQISGEYAMIEAAAANGWIDRRAAITESVLGIRRAGAHTVLTYWAAELAGWLKESR, encoded by the coding sequence ATGACTTTCCCCAACCAACGCCCCCGCCGCCTGCGCACTACCCCCGCGATGCGCCGGATGACCGCCGAAACCCGCCTTGCACCGGCCGAACTCATCCTTCCGGCCTTCATTCGGGAAGGCCTCACCGAACCCAACCCCATCACGTCGATGCCCGGGGTGGTCCAGCACACCACCGACACCCTGAAGCGCGCCGCGGCGGAAGCCGTTGGGCTCGGCCTCGGCGGCATCATGCTCTTCGGTATCCCGGAAACCCGCGACCCGGAAGGCTCGGCTGCGCTGGACCCGGACGGGGTGCTGAACAAGGCCATCCGGGACGTCCGTGCCGAGGTGGGCGACGACCTGGTGATCATGAGCGACGTGTGCCTGGACGAATTCACCGACCACGGCCACTGCGGAGTGCTCGACGCCGACGGGTACGTCGACAATGACCGCACCGTGGAGATCTACGCCCGGATGGCCGTTGCACAAGCGGAGGCCGGGGCGCACATGCTTGGCCCTTCGGGCATGATGGACGGCCAGATCGCCGCGATCCGCTCGGCCCTGGACGAGGCCGGCCACGTCAACACCTCCCTCATCGCCTACGCCGCAAAGTACGCCTCGGCGTTTTACGGTCCCTTCCGCGAAGCCGTGGACTCCCAGCTCAAGGGCGACCGGCGGACCTACCAGATGGACGCCGGCAACCGCACCGAAGCCCTGCGCGAGGTCGAACTCGACCTCGCTGAAGGTGCGGACATCATCATGGTCAAGCCGGCCATGAGCTACCTGGACATCGTGGCGGATGTGGCCGCGATGAGCCCCGTGCCCGTGTCCGCGTACCAGATCTCCGGTGAGTACGCGATGATCGAAGCCGCCGCCGCCAACGGCTGGATCGACCGCCGGGCCGCCATCACCGAATCCGTGCTGGGCATCCGGCGCGCGGGCGCCCACACCGTCCTCACCTACTGGGCAGCCGAACTGGCCGGCTGGCTCAAGGAATCCCGATGA
- a CDS encoding uroporphyrinogen-III synthase, with product MTQPSSRSGQNHPNGGKLPGGVRVLVTRSPERSADLVAALQEAGASPVLLPLIDFERAPDQHALDVACDALAAGAFDWLVVSSATTVHVLMEKAAERGLRMDQMVSSGTQVAAIGPATRRLLDSGGVQVTLTPDAEQSAAGLLAVWPGGGTVFLPQADIAAPTLAEGLTAAGSAVEAVTAYRTVDYPAAAERRLGVHPEDGDAGPQPPSYSLLTPEAASAEIAAGKIAAVIAASPSAVRRIAVLGPLAACRLVAIGRSTADQAAALGLDVAAVAAEPTPDGLVAAVAKALNPP from the coding sequence ATGACGCAGCCTTCCAGTAGATCCGGACAGAACCACCCGAACGGCGGCAAGCTGCCCGGCGGAGTCCGGGTCCTGGTCACGCGCAGCCCCGAACGCTCCGCAGACCTGGTCGCGGCACTGCAGGAAGCCGGTGCCTCGCCGGTTCTGCTTCCGCTCATCGACTTCGAACGGGCCCCGGACCAGCACGCGCTGGATGTCGCCTGCGACGCCCTGGCAGCGGGTGCCTTCGACTGGCTGGTGGTCAGCAGTGCCACCACCGTGCACGTCCTGATGGAAAAGGCGGCCGAACGTGGCCTGCGCATGGACCAGATGGTTTCTTCCGGTACGCAGGTCGCCGCCATCGGTCCGGCAACACGCCGCCTGCTGGACTCGGGCGGAGTTCAGGTAACCCTCACGCCGGACGCCGAGCAGTCTGCTGCCGGCCTGCTTGCTGTGTGGCCCGGCGGCGGCACAGTGTTCCTGCCCCAGGCGGACATTGCCGCACCCACCCTGGCGGAAGGCCTGACAGCGGCGGGCAGTGCCGTTGAGGCGGTAACCGCCTACCGCACCGTTGACTACCCGGCGGCAGCGGAGCGAAGGCTCGGCGTGCATCCGGAGGACGGCGACGCCGGCCCGCAACCGCCGTCGTACTCCCTCCTGACGCCTGAAGCCGCCTCGGCAGAGATCGCGGCCGGAAAGATCGCCGCCGTGATCGCGGCCTCCCCGAGCGCCGTCCGGCGGATCGCTGTGCTGGGGCCGCTGGCGGCTTGCAGGCTGGTGGCCATAGGACGCTCGACGGCGGACCAGGCCGCCGCCCTGGGCCTGGACGTGGCGGCGGTGGCGGCTGAGCCGACGCCGGACGGGCTGGTGGCGGCCGTGGCCAAAGCACTCAACCCGCCCTGA
- the hemC gene encoding hydroxymethylbilane synthase — protein MTVRIGTRASKLALTQTQQTADQLAAVGGFPVELVHVRTDGDVLTGSLSQMGGTGVFVAALRDALLRDECDVAVHSLKDLPTGAAVGLALAATPRRVDVRDVLCARDGFKLADLPTGARVGTGSPRRAAQLRAARADLDIVDIRGNVDTRLGRVPGLPGNSTDQVVPGKSCDLDAVVLAAAGLERIGRLDAVTEYLETDVMLPAAGQGSLAIECRTADAPPKPGSSEGSRAVLAQALAALDDPDTRLAVTAERALLARLEAGCAAPVGAYAYRKGSMLHLEAVVCAVDGTDMVRDRRATDGLTEVGATLLGIELAEALLAAGAADIADLQAS, from the coding sequence GTGACGGTCCGGATCGGAACCCGCGCCAGCAAGCTGGCGCTCACCCAGACCCAGCAGACCGCAGACCAGCTGGCCGCCGTCGGAGGTTTCCCGGTGGAACTGGTGCACGTCCGCACCGACGGCGACGTCCTCACGGGGTCGCTGTCCCAGATGGGCGGCACGGGCGTGTTTGTTGCTGCCCTGCGCGACGCGCTGCTGCGCGATGAGTGCGACGTGGCCGTTCACTCGCTCAAGGACCTGCCCACCGGGGCAGCGGTAGGGTTGGCTCTCGCCGCCACCCCGCGCCGGGTGGATGTCCGCGACGTCCTGTGCGCCCGCGACGGGTTCAAGCTGGCAGACCTGCCGACCGGTGCCCGCGTCGGCACAGGTTCGCCCCGCCGCGCAGCCCAGTTGCGCGCCGCCCGTGCGGACCTGGACATCGTGGATATCCGCGGCAACGTCGATACCCGCCTGGGCCGTGTCCCCGGGTTGCCCGGCAACTCCACCGACCAGGTGGTGCCCGGCAAGTCCTGCGACCTGGATGCTGTGGTCCTCGCCGCCGCCGGCCTGGAGCGGATCGGCAGGCTGGACGCCGTCACTGAGTACCTCGAAACCGACGTCATGCTGCCCGCCGCCGGCCAGGGATCCCTGGCCATCGAGTGCCGCACGGCCGACGCCCCGCCAAAGCCGGGATCAAGCGAGGGCTCCCGGGCCGTCCTGGCCCAGGCCCTGGCCGCGCTGGATGACCCCGACACCCGTCTCGCCGTCACCGCCGAACGCGCGCTGCTGGCCCGGCTCGAGGCAGGGTGTGCAGCCCCCGTCGGCGCCTACGCCTACCGGAAGGGCAGCATGCTGCATCTGGAGGCCGTGGTGTGCGCCGTCGACGGAACGGACATGGTGCGGGACAGGCGCGCCACGGACGGGCTGACAGAAGTCGGTGCCACCCTGCTGGGAATCGAACTGGCCGAAGCCCTCCTCGCCGCCGGAGCCGCCGACATCGCAGACCTGCAGGCGTCCTGA
- a CDS encoding ferrochelatase, with amino-acid sequence MSPEQQATAVNPVTEAGRMAPKNYDAVLLASFGGPEGQEDVIPFLRNVTRGRGIPDERLEEVSHHYRANGGVSPINQQNRELKAALEAELAARGIDLPVLWGNRNWAPYIPETLQEAYDAGHRRVLMLTTSAYSCYSSCRQYREDIGMALTETGLDGRLEVDKVRQYFDHPGFVEPFVEGTAAGLADVRAKLAEAGTPDAPIHVLFATHSIPTRDAEAAGRSEGEPREFEEGSAYVAQHLANAGAVMDKVKDESGQSAPWSLVYQSRSGAPHVPWLEPDINDAIEELAGQGVKGIVIVPLGFVSDHMEVVWDLDTEAMETCANLGLAATRVPTPGTHRKFVDGLVDLICERTVANNIADRPAVTDLGPWYDVCRPGCCANFRGEKPTIAGADTTVGTGHDPYPADAAGKTDQL; translated from the coding sequence ATGAGCCCGGAGCAGCAGGCAACCGCCGTCAACCCGGTGACCGAGGCCGGCCGCATGGCGCCCAAGAATTACGACGCCGTCCTGCTCGCCTCCTTCGGCGGTCCGGAAGGGCAGGAGGACGTCATTCCTTTCCTCCGCAACGTCACCCGCGGCCGGGGGATTCCGGACGAGCGGCTTGAGGAAGTCTCGCACCATTACCGCGCCAACGGCGGCGTCAGCCCCATCAACCAGCAGAACCGCGAGCTCAAGGCAGCGCTGGAAGCCGAACTCGCTGCCCGCGGCATCGACCTGCCGGTCCTGTGGGGCAACCGCAACTGGGCGCCCTACATCCCGGAAACCCTGCAGGAAGCGTACGACGCCGGCCACCGCCGGGTGCTGATGCTCACCACCAGTGCCTACTCCTGCTACTCCAGCTGCCGCCAATACCGCGAGGACATCGGCATGGCGCTGACGGAGACTGGCCTGGACGGCCGCCTGGAAGTGGACAAGGTCCGCCAGTACTTCGACCACCCCGGCTTCGTGGAGCCGTTCGTGGAAGGCACCGCCGCCGGCCTGGCCGACGTCCGCGCCAAGCTCGCGGAAGCGGGTACGCCGGACGCCCCGATCCACGTCCTGTTCGCCACCCACTCCATCCCCACCCGGGACGCCGAGGCCGCGGGCCGGTCCGAGGGGGAGCCGCGCGAGTTCGAGGAAGGGTCCGCCTACGTGGCCCAGCACCTCGCCAACGCAGGCGCCGTCATGGACAAGGTCAAGGACGAATCCGGGCAGAGCGCACCGTGGTCCCTGGTGTACCAGTCACGTTCCGGTGCCCCGCACGTGCCGTGGCTGGAACCGGACATCAACGACGCCATCGAGGAGCTTGCCGGTCAGGGCGTCAAGGGCATCGTCATTGTTCCCCTCGGCTTCGTCAGCGACCACATGGAAGTTGTCTGGGATCTGGACACCGAGGCGATGGAAACCTGCGCCAACCTGGGCCTGGCCGCCACCCGCGTCCCCACGCCCGGGACGCACCGGAAATTCGTCGACGGCCTGGTGGACCTGATCTGTGAACGCACCGTTGCCAACAACATCGCCGACCGGCCGGCCGTCACGGACCTTGGCCCCTGGTACGACGTCTGCCGGCCGGGATGCTGCGCCAACTTCCGCGGCGAAAAGCCCACCATCGCAGGGGCAGACACCACCGTCGGCACCGGCCACGATCCGTACCCTGCCGACGCAGCCGGGAAAACGGACCAGCTGTGA
- the hemQ gene encoding hydrogen peroxide-dependent heme synthase: MSHTSAESVTKTEESAEQFFTLWTVFKRSESVVRSADAAADFEALLERLAAAGVTHRGSYDVSAMRADADVMVWLHGSKPEALQQAIRDIRRSTLFAGTEIVWSAMGVHREAEFAKNHTPAYSRGVAPAEWLCVYPFVRSYEWYILPEAERGKMLRDHGLLGRDFPQVISNTVSSFALGDWEWILGLEAPELVDLVDLMRHLRATEARNHVREEVPFYTGRRISADEVAEVLA, encoded by the coding sequence ATGAGCCACACTTCTGCCGAATCTGTCACTAAAACCGAAGAATCAGCCGAGCAGTTCTTTACCCTTTGGACGGTCTTCAAGCGGTCGGAATCAGTGGTCCGCAGCGCCGACGCCGCCGCCGACTTTGAAGCACTGCTGGAGCGGCTCGCCGCTGCCGGCGTGACGCACCGGGGCAGCTACGACGTCTCAGCCATGCGCGCCGACGCCGACGTCATGGTGTGGCTCCACGGTTCCAAGCCGGAAGCGCTGCAGCAGGCCATCCGCGACATCCGCCGCAGCACCCTCTTTGCCGGCACTGAGATTGTCTGGTCCGCCATGGGCGTGCACCGCGAGGCCGAGTTCGCCAAGAACCACACCCCCGCCTACTCCCGGGGCGTAGCTCCCGCCGAGTGGCTCTGTGTCTACCCGTTCGTGCGCTCCTATGAGTGGTACATCCTGCCGGAGGCCGAGCGCGGCAAGATGCTCCGCGACCACGGCCTGCTGGGACGTGACTTCCCGCAGGTCATCTCCAACACCGTGTCTTCCTTCGCGCTGGGTGACTGGGAATGGATCCTGGGCCTGGAGGCGCCGGAGTTGGTGGACCTGGTGGACCTGATGCGCCACCTGCGTGCCACGGAGGCCCGCAACCACGTCCGTGAAGAAGTCCCGTTCTACACCGGACGCCGGATCTCCGCCGACGAGGTTGCCGAGGTGCTGGCATGA